A region from the Mustela erminea isolate mMusErm1 chromosome 10, mMusErm1.Pri, whole genome shotgun sequence genome encodes:
- the PADI1 gene encoding protein-arginine deiminase type-1: protein MAPQRSVRLSLKKPTYAVCVVGVETSVDVHSDVPKGAETFGVSGSPGVEVFVVYDPGRVTGPTGKSRWPLDVSVEVTISVDAASKDLNDLKVKVYYFGQHQDGALGHSLLYLTGVDISLDVDTHRTGKVKRSHGDKKTWRWGPEGYGAVLLVNCDRDSITSRGPDLTNSQLASLDDLQDMSPMVLSCDGPDRLFDNHKLVLNVPFSDSKRVGVFCARGGRSLEHYKQVLGPQRLSYEVERQQGERKISFFVEGLTFPDADFLGLVSLSVSLVDTGTLPEVPLFTDTVAFRMAPWIMTPNTQPPLELYACSVVDSHGPNKKFLEDMSDLALKTNCKLIVCPQIENRNDRWIQDEMEFGYTEAPHKSFPVVFDSPRNRGLKHFPYKRILGPDFGYVTREILFAGASSLDSFGNLDVSPPVTVGGKEYPLGRILIGSSFPKSGGRRMAKVVRDFLQAQQVQAPVELYSDWLSVGHVDEFLSFVPTSDRKGFRLLLASPSACLRLFQEKKEEGYGEAAQFDGLSHQVNRSINEMLADRRLRSDSLYVQKCIDWNREVLKRELGLTERDIIDIPQLFSLKGSYAEAFFPDMVNMVVLGKHLGIPKPFGPIINGRCCLEEKVRALLEPLGLHCTFIDDYLSYHELLGEIHCGTNVRRQPFSFKWWHMVP from the exons ATGGCCCCGCAGAGATCTGTGAGGCTGTCCCTCAAGAAACCCACCTATGCCGTGTGTGTGGTGGGAGTTGAGACGTCTGTGGACGTTCACAG TGATGTGCCCAAGGGGGCCGAGACCTTCGGCGTCTCTGGGAGCCCCGGAGTGGAGGTCTTCGTGGTCTACGACCCAGGTCGGGTGACGGGGCCCACAGGCAAGTCCCGCTGGCCCCTGGACGTCAGTGTGGAGGTGACCATATCTGTGGACGCGGCCAGTAAGGACTTAAATGATCTCAAG GTGAAGGTGTACTACTTCGGGCAGCATCAGGATGGGGCCCTAGGCCACAGCCTGCTCTATCTCACCGGCGTCG ACATCTCCCTCGATGTTGACACGCATCGCACGGGCAAGGTGAAGAGGAGCCACGGCGACAAG AAAACCTGGCGCTGGGGCCCTGAGGGCTATGGGGCCGTCCTGTTGGTGAACTGTGACCGGGACAGTATCACATCCAGAGGGCCTGACCTTACCAACAGCCAGCTGGCATCACTGGACG ACCTACAGGACATGTCCCCCATGGTGCTGAGCTGTGATGGTCCAGACAGGCTCTTCGACAACCACAAGCTGGTCCTGAATGTGCCCTTCTCGGATTCCAAACGAGTGGGGGTCTTCTGTGCTAGGG GCGGGCGTTCCCTCGAGCACTACAAGCAGGTGCTGGGGCCTCAGCGCCTGTCCTACGAAGTTGAGCGGCAGCAGGGAGAGCGGAAAATCAGCTTCTTTGTGGAGGGACTCACGTTCCCTGACGCTGATTTCTTGGGGCTGGTCTCCCTTAGTGTCAGCCTGGTGGACACGGGG ACCCTGCCTGAGGTGCCCCTCTTCACAGACACCGTGGCCTTCCGCATGgccccctggatcatgacccccAACACCCAGCCCCCCCTGGAGCTGTATGCGTGCAG TGTGGTAGACTCTCATGGCCCAAATAAGAAATTTCTGGAAGACATGTCGGACCTAGCGTTGAAAACCAACTGCAAGCTGATCGTCTGCCCTCAGATTGAAAATCGAAATGACCGCTGGATCCAG GACGAGATGGAGTTTGGCTACACCGAGGCCCCTCACAAGTCCTTCCCAGTGGTCTTCGACTCTCCCCGAAACAGAGGTCTGAAGCATTTCCCCTATAAGCGGATCCTG GGTCCTGACTTCGGATACGTAACCCGGGAGATCCTGTTCGCTGGCGCCTCCAGCCTTGACTCCTTCGGCAACCTGGACGTCAGCCCCCCCGTGACAGTGGGCGGCAAGGAATATCCCCTGGGCCGGATCCTCATCGGCAGCAGCTTCCCCAA GTCCGGTGGGAGGCGGATGGCCAAGGTGGTCCGGGACTTCCTCCAGGCCCAGCAGGTGCAGGCACCCGTGGAGCTCTACTCTGATTGGCTCTCCGTGGGCCACGTGGATGAGTTCCTGAGCTTTGTGCCCACCTCTGACCGAAAG GGTTTCCGGCTGCTCCTGGCGAGCCCTAGCGCTTGCCTCAGACTGttccaagagaagaaagaggaggggtACGGGGAGGCCGCCCAGTTTGATG GGTTAAGTCACCAGGTGAATAGAAGCATTAATGAGATGCTGGCCGACCGTCGACTCAGGAGCGACAGTCTCTATGTACAG aaatGCATCGACTGGAACCGGGAGGTGCTGAAGCGGGAGCTGGGCCTGACCGAGCGGGACATCATCGACATCCCCCAGCTCTTCTCCCTGAAGGGCTCCTATGCAGAAGCCTTCTTCCCGGACATG GTCAATATGGTGGTCTTGGGCAAGCACCTGGGCATCCCCAAGCCCTTCGGACCCATCATCAATGGCCGCTGCTGCCTGGAGGAGAAGGTGCGCGCCCTGCTCGAGCCGCTGGGCCTGCACTGCACCTTCATCGACGACTATCTGTCCTACCACGAGCTGCTCGGGGAGATCCACTGCGGCACCAACGTGCGCCGGCAGCCCTTCTCCTTCAAGTGGTGGCACATGGTGCCCTGA